One stretch of Caloenas nicobarica isolate bCalNic1 chromosome 2, bCalNic1.hap1, whole genome shotgun sequence DNA includes these proteins:
- the PSMG2 gene encoding proteasome assembly chaperone 2, whose translation MFVPCDRGGGSASSDFKGFTLLMPAVSVGNVGQLAVDLVISTLNMTKVGYFYTDCLVPMVGNNPYATAEENSTELSINAEVYSLPSKKLVVLQIRSPFIKNKYRPFCQTLLSWVKSSKCARVVLLSSSHAYQRDDEQLLGTPLRYLLTPDLEKAAGGLMQELNWKEMEKVAAYPGINGTEKVIHIPGGGITKLLFTESCSKGIQMAVLLKFCSEGDNIPDAFALVNYLNEWLQLIKSESNNSTDTSSQWKIPSSWRLLFGNGLPPALF comes from the exons ATGTTTGTTCCTTGCGACCGTGGCGGGGGCTCCGCCAGCTCCGACTTTAAAGGCTTCACTCTGCTCATG CCAGCAGTGTCAGTGGGAAATGTTGGTCAGCTGGCAGTGGATCTAGTGATTTCCACACTCAACATGACTAAAGTTGGTTATTTCTACACTGATTGCCTGGTGCCGATGGTTGGAAATAATCCATatgcaacagcagaagaaaactcaACGGAGTTGAGTATAAATGCTGAAG tGTATTCATTACCTTCAAAGAAACTTGTAGTTCTGCAGATCAGATCACCTTTTATAAAG AACAAGTACAGGCCATTCTGTCAAACTCTTCTTTCTTGggtgaaaagcagcaaatgtgCCAGAGTCGTTCTTCTGTCTAGCAGCCATGCATACCAGCGTGATGACGAGCAACTTCTTGG GACACCACTACGCTACCTACTTACACCTGATCTTGAGAAAGCAGCTGGAGGCCTTATGCAGGAGCtaaactggaaagaaatggaaaaagtagCAGCTTACCCTGGAATAAATGGTACAGAAAAAGTTATACATATTCCTGGAGGTGGCATCACAAAACTGTTGTTTACTGAGAG CTGTTCAAAAGGAATCCAAATGGCAGTTCTTCTGAAATTCTGCTCAGAAGGGGACAACATCCCTGATGCGTTTGCACTTGTTAACTATCTTAATGAATGGCTCCAGCTAATTAAAAGCGAA AGCAACAATTCCACAGATACTTCTTCACAATGGAAAATACCAAGTTCTTGGCGCTTACTTTTTGGCAACGGTCTTCCACCTGCGCTCTTCTGA
- the CEP76 gene encoding centrosomal protein of 76 kDa isoform X2, whose product MALPPEKASELKQIIHQQLVKMDVHGRIREVLAETIREELAPEHQQLSTEDLIKALRQRGIIDDVMKELKFVTDVNEKERTSAPKPSTHFVDREPPVLKKTNIDPTRRYLYLQVLGGKAFLEHLQEPEPLPGQICSTFTLCLHFRNQRFRSKPVPCACEPDFHDGFLLEVHKDSLGEGSKMVDATTMLSICDPVHMVLIKTDTFGETTLVASYFLEWRYVLAAENGITNVAVELLGVGTESKVSVGVLNIRLEMYPQLNKTLSPEVTNTQFALERQKTAEKERLFLVYAKQWWREYLQIRPTHNVRLVKIFAQDENGVNRPVCSYIRPLRAGRLLDTPRQAARFVSVLAYERAPVIGGGGGKQEQWCTLLAFLCRNKGDCEDHANLLCSLLLGFGLEAYVCVGTKAKGVPHTWVMTCGTDGTITFWESLTGHRYIHRPINPDDPPLVEQPKPLYPYRTIGCIFNHQKFFGNCQPTDAVEVCVFDLHDESKWKPMSGEAIKSVCSPGTTSSVPPFPPLCASAIDAAVASNEVELQLRILISEHRKR is encoded by the exons ATGGCGCTGCCGCCGGAGAAAGCCTCCGAGCTGAAGCAGATCATCCACCAGCAGCTGGTCAAG atggaTGTCCATGGCAGGATCAGAGAAGTTCTTGCTGAGACTATACGTGAAGAGTTAGCACCTGAGCATCAGCAGTTATCCACAGAAGATCTGATAAAAGCCTTAAGACAACGGGGAATCATTGACGATGTTATGAAGGAACTTAAATTTGTAACT GATGTGAATGAAAAGGAGAGGACTTCAGCTCCAAAACCGTCAACACATTTTGTTGACAGAGAACCaccagttttgaaaaaaa CTAACATTGACCCAACACGGAGGTATCTTTACCTTCAGGTTTTGGGTGGAAAAGCTTTTCTGGAACATCTTCAGGAACCAGAGCCTCTGCCTGGCCAAATCTGTTCTACCTTCACTCTGTGTTTACATTTCCGAAATCAGCGCTTCCGTTCTAAACCTGTCCCATGCGCCTGTGAACCAGATTTTCATGACGGTTTTTTACTTGAGGTACACAAGGATAGCCTAG GTGAAGGAAGTAAAATGGTGGATGCAACCACTATGTTATCTATATGTGATCCAGTGCATATGGTTCTGATCAAAACAGACACATTTGGTGAGACAACACTAGTAGCATCCTATTTCTTGGAGTGGCGATATGTCTTGGCTGCAGAGAATGGCATAACAAATGTTGCTGTTGAACTCCTGGGTGTAG GTACAGAATCAAAGGTTTCTGTTGGGGTTTTAAACATCAGACTGGAAATGTATCCACAGCTTAATAAGACGCTCTCTCCAGAAGTAACTAATACTCAA TTTGCTTTAGAAcgtcagaaaacagcagaaaaggaacGGTTATTTCTTGTATATGCTAAGCAGTGGTGGAGAGAGTACCTACAGATAAGGCCTACACACAATGTAAGGCTGGTAAAGATTTTTGCACAG GATGAAAATGGGGTAAACCGTCCAGTATGTTCATATATCAGACCACTTCGAGCAGGCCGGTTACTAGACACTCCTAGACAAGCAGCGCGATTTGTCAGTGTCCTGGCTTATGAAAGAGCTCCTGTCATCGGAGGAGGTGGTGGCAAACAAGAACAGTGGTGCAcccttcttgcttttttgtgtagAAACAAG GGTGACTGTGAAGATCATGCTAACCTTCTGTGCAGTCTTCTTCTTGGGTTTGGATTGGAAGCCTATGTGTGTGTtggaacaaaagcaaaaggagtCCCCCACACTTGGGTAATGACTTGTGGAACTGATGGAACAATCACTTTTTGGGAGAGTTTAACAGGACATAG GTACATCCACAGACCTATCAACCCTGATGACCCTCCACTAGTTGAACAACCCAAGCCACTGTATCCTTATCGCACGATAGGTTGTATTTTCAACCATCAAAAGTTCTTTGGAAACTGTCAGCCCACTGATGCTGTGGAGGTCTGTGTGTTTGACCTGCACGATGAATCTAAATGGAAACCAATGAGTGGAGAAGCAATAAAATCTGTATGTTCCCCTGGAACAACATCTTCAGttcccccttttcctcctctgtgtgCTTCTGCAATTGATGCTGCAGTAGCAAGCAATGAGGTAGAATTGCAGCTGAGAATACTCATCTCTGAACACAGAAAG CGTTAG
- the CEP76 gene encoding centrosomal protein of 76 kDa isoform X1, with the protein MALPPEKASELKQIIHQQLVKMDVHGRIREVLAETIREELAPEHQQLSTEDLIKALRQRGIIDDVMKELKFVTDVNEKERTSAPKPSTHFVDREPPVLKKTNIDPTRRYLYLQVLGGKAFLEHLQEPEPLPGQICSTFTLCLHFRNQRFRSKPVPCACEPDFHDGFLLEVHKDSLGEGSKMVDATTMLSICDPVHMVLIKTDTFGETTLVASYFLEWRYVLAAENGITNVAVELLGVGTESKVSVGVLNIRLEMYPQLNKTLSPEVTNTQFALERQKTAEKERLFLVYAKQWWREYLQIRPTHNVRLVKIFAQDENGVNRPVCSYIRPLRAGRLLDTPRQAARFVSVLAYERAPVIGGGGGKQEQWCTLLAFLCRNKGDCEDHANLLCSLLLGFGLEAYVCVGTKAKGVPHTWVMTCGTDGTITFWESLTGHRYIHRPINPDDPPLVEQPKPLYPYRTIGCIFNHQKFFGNCQPTDAVEVCVFDLHDESKWKPMSGEAIKSVCSPGTTSSVPPFPPLCASAIDAAVASNEVELQLRILISEHRKDLGLSTVWDDHLSYLLSPALAAYELERTTSISAGNEEFQDAVRRAVPDGHTFKGFPIHFVYRNARRVFATCLRSPFCEEIICCRGDQVRLAVRVRVFTYPECACAVWIMFACKYRSVL; encoded by the exons ATGGCGCTGCCGCCGGAGAAAGCCTCCGAGCTGAAGCAGATCATCCACCAGCAGCTGGTCAAG atggaTGTCCATGGCAGGATCAGAGAAGTTCTTGCTGAGACTATACGTGAAGAGTTAGCACCTGAGCATCAGCAGTTATCCACAGAAGATCTGATAAAAGCCTTAAGACAACGGGGAATCATTGACGATGTTATGAAGGAACTTAAATTTGTAACT GATGTGAATGAAAAGGAGAGGACTTCAGCTCCAAAACCGTCAACACATTTTGTTGACAGAGAACCaccagttttgaaaaaaa CTAACATTGACCCAACACGGAGGTATCTTTACCTTCAGGTTTTGGGTGGAAAAGCTTTTCTGGAACATCTTCAGGAACCAGAGCCTCTGCCTGGCCAAATCTGTTCTACCTTCACTCTGTGTTTACATTTCCGAAATCAGCGCTTCCGTTCTAAACCTGTCCCATGCGCCTGTGAACCAGATTTTCATGACGGTTTTTTACTTGAGGTACACAAGGATAGCCTAG GTGAAGGAAGTAAAATGGTGGATGCAACCACTATGTTATCTATATGTGATCCAGTGCATATGGTTCTGATCAAAACAGACACATTTGGTGAGACAACACTAGTAGCATCCTATTTCTTGGAGTGGCGATATGTCTTGGCTGCAGAGAATGGCATAACAAATGTTGCTGTTGAACTCCTGGGTGTAG GTACAGAATCAAAGGTTTCTGTTGGGGTTTTAAACATCAGACTGGAAATGTATCCACAGCTTAATAAGACGCTCTCTCCAGAAGTAACTAATACTCAA TTTGCTTTAGAAcgtcagaaaacagcagaaaaggaacGGTTATTTCTTGTATATGCTAAGCAGTGGTGGAGAGAGTACCTACAGATAAGGCCTACACACAATGTAAGGCTGGTAAAGATTTTTGCACAG GATGAAAATGGGGTAAACCGTCCAGTATGTTCATATATCAGACCACTTCGAGCAGGCCGGTTACTAGACACTCCTAGACAAGCAGCGCGATTTGTCAGTGTCCTGGCTTATGAAAGAGCTCCTGTCATCGGAGGAGGTGGTGGCAAACAAGAACAGTGGTGCAcccttcttgcttttttgtgtagAAACAAG GGTGACTGTGAAGATCATGCTAACCTTCTGTGCAGTCTTCTTCTTGGGTTTGGATTGGAAGCCTATGTGTGTGTtggaacaaaagcaaaaggagtCCCCCACACTTGGGTAATGACTTGTGGAACTGATGGAACAATCACTTTTTGGGAGAGTTTAACAGGACATAG GTACATCCACAGACCTATCAACCCTGATGACCCTCCACTAGTTGAACAACCCAAGCCACTGTATCCTTATCGCACGATAGGTTGTATTTTCAACCATCAAAAGTTCTTTGGAAACTGTCAGCCCACTGATGCTGTGGAGGTCTGTGTGTTTGACCTGCACGATGAATCTAAATGGAAACCAATGAGTGGAGAAGCAATAAAATCTGTATGTTCCCCTGGAACAACATCTTCAGttcccccttttcctcctctgtgtgCTTCTGCAATTGATGCTGCAGTAGCAAGCAATGAGGTAGAATTGCAGCTGAGAATACTCATCTCTGAACACAGAAAG GATCTTGGCCTTTCTACTGTTTGGGATGACCATCTGTCCTATCTGTTGTCACCAGCGTTAGCAGCCTATGAGCTCGAACGTACAACAagcatttctgcaggaaatGAAGAGTTTCAAGATGCTGTAAGAAGAGCAGTACCTGATGGTCACACATTTAAAGGGTTTCCTATCCATTTTGTATACAGAAATGCCAGGAGAGTGTTTGCCACATGTCTTCg GTCTcctttttgtgaagaaataatCTGCTGTAGGGGCGACCAAGTGCGACTTGCAGTTCGCGTACGAGTGTTTACATACCCCGAATGTGCATGTGCTGTTTGGATCATGTTCGCTTGTAAATACCGCtctgtcctttaa